Within the Vibrio sp. DW001 genome, the region ACATTTCCGCGGTCCATGTATAGTTTAGCCGTGACGCCTAAAAAGCGTGGAGATGAGAAAAAAATATCTGAAATATTGAATCGTATTTCTGCGGAAGATCCGTCTTTGCGAATAGAACACCGAGTAAGAACAAACGAAACATTAATCAGTGGTCAGGGTGAATTCCATCTAAAAGTGGCCTTAGAGAAAATGGCCATGGTTTATAAACTAGAGGTAGAAACCAGTCAACCCAGTGTTGAATATTTTGAAACCGTAACAAAACCAGCAGAAGGAATGTATCGCCATAAGAAGCAAAGTGGTGGGGCTGGGCAGTTTGGAGAGGTTCAGCTTAAGGTTTGCCCTCTACCTCGAGGGGCGGGCTTTAAATTTGTGAATAAAGTCGTTGGTGGTGCAATCCCTACTTCTCTCATCCCGGCAGTAGAAAAAGGCGTGCGTCAAGCTATCGATGAGGGTGCGATTTCCGGGAATCCGATTAAGGATATTGAAGTAACGGTATATGATGGAAAGTATCATTCGGTCGATTCTAAAGAGATCGCCTTCGTTATTGCGGGTAAAAAGGCGTTTTTAGATGCAGTCAGTAATGCTGAGCCCATTGTGTTAGAACCCATTGTGCAATTGGATATTCATATCCCTACACACTGCGTTGGGGATGTGTCTGGAGACCTTTCGGGTAATCGAGGATTAATAGAGGGAAGCCGGCCTGAAGCGAATAATTTTACCCTTCTTAAAGCGAAGTCGCCTATAAATGAACTACAAGAGTATTCGCGCCGTATTCGCGCTATTACAGGGGGAGAAGGCCGTTTTGATATGACATTGAGTCACTATGAGATTGCCCCCCCTGCGATACAGAAAAAGGTGTGTGAAGAAGCGACTCAATAATAACGACAATTCAGTCGCTTAAAGGCGTTCCTTAGGGGACGCCTTTTTATCTTTTACGTGATGGAAGCTATTCTCGTGCAGTTGCGAGCCGAGAAAAGTGGAAATAACACTTTAAATGTATGTTGTGTTTTTTACTACTTGAAAGGATGGAGTTTACCTCCTATTGTAAGGCCTTCTTATGCGCGTAATTTGGTTGTGGTTGTGATGAAAAATTTTTTGGTGCTTTTTATAGCTCTATTTATCTCTTTTAGTGGTTCTGCCGCAGAGAAGTATTCTGAGAGTGACATTTTGGAACGTCCATTAGTCGAGCGCTATATATTGGATGAGCTTAAAGCGCTTAGACAAGACCAGCAAGATCTGGAGCGTAGGTTAGTTATTCAGATTACGGACCGAGAGTTAGAAGTTGCCGATAAATCCATGAATTATGCCAATGTAACGGTAACGTATTTCTTCTACATTATTGCTGGAGTTGCCTCATTGATTGCACTGGTTGGCTGGCAGTCATTAAAAGAGATCAAGCAAAGCACCAAAGAGATGGCTGATGCGCGCTTGAATAAATTAGCCAAAGAGTATGAAACCAAATTTTTAGCATTAGAGAGAGATCTAAAACGTAAAACCCGTATTATTTCTGAAAATAACCAAGAAATTGAGATCATCAATGAGGTTCATAATCTTTGGTTACGAGTTCAAAATGCTCAAACGCCTGAGCAGAAAATGGAAGTTTGCGATGAGATCCTAGTCATTCGCCCAGGTGACTTAGAAGCGTTGACTCATAAAGCGGATGCGGCAATGGAAATGAGCGAATATCACTGGGCTATGAGCCTTTGTAATCGCGTACTTGAAGTTGATGATAACAATGCACATGCGTTATACCAAAGGGCTTGTTCCTATGCGCGTTTAGGAGCAGAAGAACAGGCTATCTATGATCTGCATCGCTCTATTCAAGTCAGTGCATCCATTCGTGAACTTGCCGCAGAAGAGCCCGATTTAGAGTCATTACGTGGGAATCTTCAATTCGACACATTAATTGAAGGGGTGGAAGGTAGTCAGGCGTGATAGCTAGAAAACGTCTTTTCTGGCGGGGAGCATTAGCCATATTTCCACTCTCGGTGGCGGTTATTCCATGGGGCTTTTTGGTCGGTTCGTTTGCTATGGATGTCGGACTAACACCTTTTGAGGGACAAGCGCTTTCGGCCATATTATTTGCTGGCTCTGCGCAGTTGGTTGCGGTCGGGATGTTTAAAGCGGGTGTTGGGGTGAGTACCATGCTCTTAACCACGTTTTTTATTACTTCACGACACTTTTTATACAGTGTATCAATGCGGAGTAAAATTGCACCACTGTCGATTAAGTGGCGGTTATTGTTGGGTTTTTTACTGACAGATGAGCTGTTTGCGGTTGTAGGTAACCAAACACCAGAACGATTTAAACCTTGGTATGCTCTGGGC harbors:
- a CDS encoding alkyl sulfatase dimerization domain-containing protein, whose product is MMKNFLVLFIALFISFSGSAAEKYSESDILERPLVERYILDELKALRQDQQDLERRLVIQITDRELEVADKSMNYANVTVTYFFYIIAGVASLIALVGWQSLKEIKQSTKEMADARLNKLAKEYETKFLALERDLKRKTRIISENNQEIEIINEVHNLWLRVQNAQTPEQKMEVCDEILVIRPGDLEALTHKADAAMEMSEYHWAMSLCNRVLEVDDNNAHALYQRACSYARLGAEEQAIYDLHRSIQVSASIRELAAEEPDLESLRGNLQFDTLIEGVEGSQA
- a CDS encoding AzlC family ABC transporter permease — its product is MIARKRLFWRGALAIFPLSVAVIPWGFLVGSFAMDVGLTPFEGQALSAILFAGSAQLVAVGMFKAGVGVSTMLLTTFFITSRHFLYSVSMRSKIAPLSIKWRLLLGFLLTDELFAVVGNQTPERFKPWYALGAGLSFYLVWNIATLVGIVAGSQIPNLDQLGLEFAVAATFIALVVPTIKNIPILMSVIVALVLSVALEYMKIEGALMVSSLFGMLSGFACERLCRVDKLYDKKRKDKNSEDKL